In Buchnera aphidicola (Aphis nasturtii), the genomic stretch GAGCTGATTACTCCTCCACCTGCGTAAATCACAGGTTGTTTTGCTTGTAATAATATGCTTAGTGCTTTTTTAATTTGTTTTATATGGCCTTTAGTAGTCGGTTTATAAGATCTTATATGTATATTTTCAGGCCATATAAATTCAGTTTTACTTTTTTGTTTTAAAATATCTTTAGGTAAATCAATAACTACTGGACCCGGACGTCCTGTAGATGCTATCCAGAAAGCTTTTTTAAAAATCATAGGTATATCTTCAGTGTTTTTAACTAAAAAACTATGTTTTACTATTGGTCGAGAAATCCCAATCATATCGCATTCTTGAAATGCATCATATCCAATTAAAGATGATGCTACCTGACCTGAAATTACTATCATTGGAATTGAGTCCATATAAGCTGTAGCAATTCCAGTAATTGCATTAGTAGCACCTGGACCAGAAGTTACTAATACTACACCTATGTTACCAGTAGATCTTGCATATCCATCAGCCATATGAGTTGCTGCTTGCTCATGTCTTACTAAAATATGTTCAATTCCACCAACAGTTTTTAGAGCATCATAAATATCTAGTACCGCACCACCAGGATAACCAAATATATGTTGTATTCCCTGATTAATTAATGATCTAATAACCATTTCGGCTCCTGATAATATTTCCATTTTTTCCTCCAGGATGCTATTTTATTAGGTTTATTCCTAGTTTTTATTTGTAGTTTATCCTGATAGTTTATCTAAATAAAGTAAGAATAGTGTAATTTAAAAAATTATAAAAAATTAAAAAGGATGTCAATTAATATTAATTAGTTTTTTTATTATTACAAATATATTAAATATTATCAATAAATTGAAATAAATTAAATAATTATATATTTTATTAAAATTATTCTTTTGGAATTCTTTATTTTAAAATTAAAAATTTTTTAAATTGAGGTGAAACCCATGTAAAAAAACTATTTTTTTCTTTAGTTATTAAACAAACAGCTAAATTTTCATTTATAGATAATTTTTTAGCTTTTTTAAAACCTAATAAAATCAGTCCAGTATCCCAACTATCTGCTTCTAATGCAGTAGCAGATATAACGCTGACAGATACTAAATTATTCTTGATAGGAATGCCATTTTCAGGATTAATAATATGTGAAATATTTTTACCATGAATACTATAATAATTAAGATAAGTTCCAGATGTGCTAATAGATTTATTTTTGAGATAAATAAGTAATTGAATTGATTGTTTTTTATCGGTAGGTTTTTGAATTGCAATAATTTTTGGCTTTATTTTATTATCCATTTTTACTAAAACTGTACCTCCTATTGAAATCATATAATTTTTAATTCCATTTTTTTTTAGTATACACGATAAGTGATCGACAGCGAATCCTTCACCTAATGTAGAAAGATTTATTTTCATACCATCTAAATTTTTCTTTAAATATACTCCATATAAGTTATTGATAATTTGTAAATGCTGAATACCTGAAAGATTTATATTTTTTTTTATTATATTTATTGAAGGGTAATTATGAGGTTTTTTTTGAGTTCCAAATCCCCATATATTTATTAAAGTTCCAATAGTTATATCTAATTTTCCAGTGGTTTTCTCATGCATAGTTAGCGCTGTTAAAATAATTTTTAAAAATTTTTTATTAATTTTTAATAATTTATGTTTTTTTAATTGATTGAATTTATAAACTAAAGATTGTTTTTTCCAAGGAGACAAAAATTCTTCATCTGTATCGAGATTTCTTTGTATTAATATTTTTAAATTTTTTATATTTTTTATTTTCATATTGGGAATTTTTACTTGCCAGTATGTTCCCATTGTTTTTCCTTTTAATTCTATTATTTTTTTTATTTTTTCATTTGTATCTTGATGTGTAATGTAAAAAAATATTAAAAAACATAAAAAGATATTTATTATCTTACTGAATATCATAAATATAAAACCATTATTTTTAACTAAAAAAAATATTATATAGAAAATATATTTTGTATAAAAATTTTTTTATAAATATTTATATAAAAAAATAAATATGAAGCAATAAATATTTATAACGTTATAATTTTTCAATTATTTATTAAAGTATTTTTTTTGTTTATCTGATAAGGATCGATGGAGTTAATAAATTATGAAGTGTATACTGAAATTTTATTTTAATTAAAATTTTTTAGATTTTTAATCGTTTTATCTATTTAAGATTAGATTGTAATGTATGAGACATAAATAATGAAAAGAATAAATATAGTATTATGCCAAACAGTATTTATTTTCAATCTATTATTAATCCTAGGAATGTCTTGGGGAAATAAAAATTTCAGTCCTAATAATAATTCCTCTGTACCTGTTATTCCTAGTTTAGCGCCTATGTTGGAAAAAGTTATGCCGTCAGTAATAAGTATTAATATTGAAGGAAGTACTATAATTCATACTTCTCGTTTACCTCATCAATTTCAACCTTTTTTTGGTGATAATTCTCCTTTTTGTCAAAAGAATTCACCGTTTCATAATTCTCCTTTTTGTCGTTCTAATCCAAATTCTGATAGTGCCAATGAAAAGTTTCGTGCATTAGGATCAGGTGTTATTATTGACGCTGAAAAAGGATATGCTGTAACTAACAATCATGTTGTAGAAAATGCTAATACAATACAAGCTCAGTTAAGTGATGGACGTCGTTATGAAGCTTATGTAATTGGGAAAGATGCACGTTCTGATATTGCTTTAATACAATTAAAAAACGCAAAAAATTTAAGCGCAATCAAAATTGCAGATTCTGATAACTTAAGAGTAGGCGATTATACTGTAGCTATTGGTAATCCATATGGTCTTGGTGAAACTGTTACGTCTGGTATTATTTCTGCTTTGGGAAGAAGTGGGCTAAACATTGAACATTACGAAAATTTTATTCAAACTGATGCAGCTATTAACAGGGGTAATTCAGGAGGGGCTTTAGTTAATTTAAACGGTGAGTTAATCGGAATCAATACTGCAATATTAGCCCCAGATGGTGGTAATATAGGCATTGGCTTTGCTATTCCTGGAAATATGGTTAAAAATCTTACAGCTCAAATGGCTCAATTTGGACAAGTAAGACGAGGTGAGTTAGGTATAATAGGAATGGAATTGAATTCTGATTTAGCAAAAATAATGAAAATTAATGCTCATAAAGGTGCTTTTGTCAGTCAGGTATTACCTGATTCTTCTGCATTTCAAGCAGGTATTAAAGCTGGAGATATTATTATATCTCTAAATAAAAAACCTATTTCTAGTTTTGCAGCATTACGTGCTGAAATTGGATCGTTACCAGTTACTACAAAAATGACATTAGGAATATTTAGAGATAGTCAAATTAAATATATATTTGTTGAATTAAAGCCTTCTATTAAACATAACATGAATTTTGGAGATATTTATATAGGTATCGAAGGTGCTAATTTATCTAATCATTTAGATAAACAAAAAGGTGTAAAAGTAGAAAATGTTAAAGTAAATAGTCCAGCTGCAAAGATTGGTTTTAAACAGGATGATATTATTATAGAAGTGAATCAAAATTTAATAAATAACTTAGATGACTTAAAACGAGCATTAGATAGCAAATCAAGTGTATTAGTTTTTAGAGTAAAAAGAGGAGTAAATAATATTTACTTAGTAAGTGAATAGTCTATTATATAATTCCGCCCGAACTTAAAAGATCGGGCGGTTTCTATTATTTTAAATCACGTAATAATTGATTAATTTCTACTTTACTTGTTGTTTTGTGGTCAACTTTTTTAACAATAATTGCAGAGTACAAATTATATTTTCCATTTTTTGATGGCATACTCCCTGAAACTACAACAGAATTAGCAGGAATTTTTCCATAAGAAATTTCTCCTGTTTCTCTATTGTAAATTTTAGTGCTTTGCCCGATAAAAACTCCCATAGATATTACGGACCCTTGTTCTACAATTACTCCTTCTACAATTTCAGAACGAGCACCAATAAAACAATTATCTTCAATGATAGTAGGGTTATTTTGCAAAGGTTCTAGCACACCTCCTATACCTACCCCCCCAGATAAATGTACATTTTTTCCAATTTGTGCACATGACCCTACGGTCGCCCATGTATCTATCATAGTTCCTTGATCTATATATGCACCTATATTTACATATGATGGCATAATTACTGCATTATAATTAATAAAAGAACCATATCGAACAGTAGCTGGTGGTACTATGCGAACTTTATCTTGTTCAAAATTTTTTGTGGTATATTTGTTATATTTTAGTGGAATTTTATCGTAATAATTAGTATTTTCGCATAAAAAAATATTATTTTTTGTAAAATATATATATAATAAAATCGCTTTTTTTAACCATTGATGAGTAATCCATACATTATCTTTTTTTTCTGAGACACGTACCTCTCCTTTATTCAATAAGCTGATTATATAATTTATAGTTTCATAAGTTTCTGTTTTAATATTTTTAAAATTAATTTCATTTTTATATTCATAAGCATTTTCAATTATTTTTTTAAATTTTTTCATTCTAAATCAACCTAATTTATTATATTTAATTTATATTTATAAAAACACAGATTTTGTTTTATTAATTATTCAAACTAGGAAGTATTTTTTCTTGTTGTTGCCATGTTAAAATATCGCATCCATAATCTGTTACTAATATAGTATGCTCATATTGCGCAGATAATGAATGGTCTTTTGTTTTTACAGTCCAACCATCTTTCATGCATTTTACTTCTGATTTTCCTGTATTTACCATAGGTTCAATAGTAAAAATCATTCCTTTTTTTAAAATTATTTTATTGTTATTTTTATAATGTAATACATGCGGTTCTTCGTGAAATGAAGATCCAATACCATGTCCGCAATATTCTTTTACAACTGAAAAACCGTTACTTTCAACGTAGTTTTCAATTTTTTCTCCAATTTTAAATAGTGGTATTCCTGGTTTTATTAAATTTAAAGATGCATAAAGACTTTCTTGTGTTACTTTGCATAAACGTTTAGATAAGATGCTTGGTTTTCCTACAAAAAACATTTTTGAAGTATCTGCATAATAATTATTTTTAATAACGGTAACATCAATATTAACTATGTCTCCTATTTTTAAAATTTCATTTTTATCTGGAATACCGTGACATACAACATCATTGACAGAAATACAGACAGATTTTGGAAAACCATGATACCCTAAACATGCTGGAATAGCGTCATTTTGTTTAATAAAATTATGACAAATATTATTTAATTCCTCTGTACTGGTATTTGGTTGAACATATTCTTCAATCATTTCCAGTACTTTAGCAGCTAATTTTCCAGAAATTCTCATTTTTTCTATTTCTAATTCGTTTTTTATCATACAATTCATAATATTTAACCAATTTAGATGTATTAAATTCATTTATTTAAATTATAGTTTATAAAATTTGGTTATAAAAATTTTTGTTTTCTATTTAATTGTTTTAATTTAAAAAAGTAAAATACATTTATAATTATTACTGATCTTAAAGATTGAAGTATGATATATTTATTCGATTTATTAAATATATTTAATATGATATAAAAAATAAAAATATTTATCCTTTTTACATTAAAAGTTGTAAGATTATTCATCTTATTAAATGTTTATTTTTAAAATTTTTTCAAGGAGTTGTTATGAACATAGTTTCAATGAGAGATATGTTAAAAGCAGGAGTACATTTTGGACATCAAACTCGGTATTGGAATCCAAAAATGAAACCATTTATTTTTGGCTCTAAAAATAAAGTACATATTATTAATTTAGAAAAAACTCTCCCAATGTTGCATTTTGCTTTATTAGAGTTAAAAAAAATATCTTTTAAAAAAGGAAAAATATTATTTGTTGGTACAAAGAGAGCTGCTAGTAGAAAAATCAAAGAAACAGCAATAAATTGCAATCAATTTTATGTTAATCAACGTTGGTTAGGAGGTATGCTGACTAATTGGAAAACGGTACGTCAGTCTATTAAGCGTTTAAAAGATTTAGAGATGGAATCTAAAGATGGAACTTTTTTAAAGCTTACCAAAAAAGAAGCATTAATACGAACACGAGAATTATCTAAATTAGAAAACAGTTTAGGTGGCATAAAAAACATGGGAGGTCTTCCGGATTGTTTATTTGTTATCGATGCTGCTCATGAACATATTGCAATTCAAGAAGCAAATAACTTAGGTATTCCTGTTTTTGCTGTCGTAGACACTAATTCTAATCCTGATGGTGTTGATTATATAATACCTGGAAATGATGATGCAATTAGATCTGTGGCATTATATTTAAAAGCCGTTACAATGAGTATTTGTGAAATAGATTCTGAAAATTCATTAACGACAGGACTAATAAATTCGAAAGAAAATATACATATTTAATAAATATGTATTTATTTTTTAAAAATTAAAGAGATTATATTTATGACTGAAATCACTGCTGAATTAGTGAAACAATTAAGATTGCGTACAGGTATTGGTTTGATGGAATGTAAACGAGCATTAATCGAAGAAAATGGAGATATTGAATTATCAATTGATAATTTAAGAAAATCGGGGAAAATGCAAGCTTTAAAAAAATTAAAAAATACCACAAATCAAGGTTTAATATTTTCCAATGTTCAAAAGAATATTGGAGCTATAGTCGAGTTAAATTGTCAAACTGATTTTGTAGCGAAAGATAATTTATTTATTTCATTAGGAAACGAAATAATATTAACGGCACTCTCTAAGAGAATCAAAAAGATTTGTGACATTAATAATTATTTTAAAACAAAAATAACAGAATTAATTATTAAATTTGGTGAAAACATTAAAATTAATCGATTTTGCATGATTGAGGGTGATAATATAGGTTCTTATGTACATGCAGGTCGTATTGGTGTATTAGTAAACGCTAATAATTTAAGTAAAGATATCTTAAAAAATATTGCCATGCACATAGCTGCAAGTAAACCTGAATACATTAATCCTAATGAAGTACCTAAATCTATTTTCGAAAGAGAGTATAATATTCAACTTGAATTAATAAAAAATTATAAAAAATCTACTTATATATTACAAAAAATAGTAGATGGCCGTATGAACAAATTTATCAATGATATTTCACTTGTCGGTCAAAATTTTATAATGAATCCAAATAAAACAGTTGGTCAAGTATTAAACGAAAATAATGGAACTATTATTGCTTTTATTAGGTTTGAAATTGGAGAAAATGTCAACAAATAAAAATATTAATTATATAGTAATATAATTTTTTAAATAAAATTTTTTATTTTTAAATATTTAAAATATATTCGGATCAAAAAAAATGTCTACCAATACAAAATTTATATACCCCCGTATTTTATTAAAAATAAGTGGAGAAGTATTACAAGGAGTGAATAAATTTGGTATTGATGTGAATTCTTTA encodes the following:
- a CDS encoding FAD:protein FMN transferase, with protein sequence MIFSKIINIFLCFLIFFYITHQDTNEKIKKIIELKGKTMGTYWQVKIPNMKIKNIKNLKILIQRNLDTDEEFLSPWKKQSLVYKFNQLKKHKLLKINKKFLKIILTALTMHEKTTGKLDITIGTLINIWGFGTQKKPHNYPSINIIKKNINLSGIQHLQIINNLYGVYLKKNLDGMKINLSTLGEGFAVDHLSCILKKNGIKNYMISIGGTVLVKMDNKIKPKIIAIQKPTDKKQSIQLLIYLKNKSISTSGTYLNYYSIHGKNISHIINPENGIPIKNNLVSVSVISATALEADSWDTGLILLGFKKAKKLSINENLAVCLITKEKNSFFTWVSPQFKKFLILK
- the degP gene encoding serine endoprotease DegP codes for the protein MKRINIVLCQTVFIFNLLLILGMSWGNKNFSPNNNSSVPVIPSLAPMLEKVMPSVISINIEGSTIIHTSRLPHQFQPFFGDNSPFCQKNSPFHNSPFCRSNPNSDSANEKFRALGSGVIIDAEKGYAVTNNHVVENANTIQAQLSDGRRYEAYVIGKDARSDIALIQLKNAKNLSAIKIADSDNLRVGDYTVAIGNPYGLGETVTSGIISALGRSGLNIEHYENFIQTDAAINRGNSGGALVNLNGELIGINTAILAPDGGNIGIGFAIPGNMVKNLTAQMAQFGQVRRGELGIIGMELNSDLAKIMKINAHKGAFVSQVLPDSSAFQAGIKAGDIIISLNKKPISSFAALRAEIGSLPVTTKMTLGIFRDSQIKYIFVELKPSIKHNMNFGDIYIGIEGANLSNHLDKQKGVKVENVKVNSPAAKIGFKQDDIIIEVNQNLINNLDDLKRALDSKSSVLVFRVKRGVNNIYLVSE
- the tsf gene encoding translation elongation factor Ts; this encodes MTEITAELVKQLRLRTGIGLMECKRALIEENGDIELSIDNLRKSGKMQALKKLKNTTNQGLIFSNVQKNIGAIVELNCQTDFVAKDNLFISLGNEIILTALSKRIKKICDINNYFKTKITELIIKFGENIKINRFCMIEGDNIGSYVHAGRIGVLVNANNLSKDILKNIAMHIAASKPEYINPNEVPKSIFEREYNIQLELIKNYKKSTYILQKIVDGRMNKFINDISLVGQNFIMNPNKTVGQVLNENNGTIIAFIRFEIGENVNK
- the rpsB gene encoding 30S ribosomal protein S2, coding for MNIVSMRDMLKAGVHFGHQTRYWNPKMKPFIFGSKNKVHIINLEKTLPMLHFALLELKKISFKKGKILFVGTKRAASRKIKETAINCNQFYVNQRWLGGMLTNWKTVRQSIKRLKDLEMESKDGTFLKLTKKEALIRTRELSKLENSLGGIKNMGGLPDCLFVIDAAHEHIAIQEANNLGIPVFAVVDTNSNPDGVDYIIPGNDDAIRSVALYLKAVTMSICEIDSENSLTTGLINSKENIHI
- the dapD gene encoding 2,3,4,5-tetrahydropyridine-2,6-dicarboxylate N-succinyltransferase, producing the protein MKKFKKIIENAYEYKNEINFKNIKTETYETINYIISLLNKGEVRVSEKKDNVWITHQWLKKAILLYIYFTKNNIFLCENTNYYDKIPLKYNKYTTKNFEQDKVRIVPPATVRYGSFINYNAVIMPSYVNIGAYIDQGTMIDTWATVGSCAQIGKNVHLSGGVGIGGVLEPLQNNPTIIEDNCFIGARSEIVEGVIVEQGSVISMGVFIGQSTKIYNRETGEISYGKIPANSVVVSGSMPSKNGKYNLYSAIIVKKVDHKTTSKVEINQLLRDLK
- the map gene encoding type I methionyl aminopeptidase, with translation MNCMIKNELEIEKMRISGKLAAKVLEMIEEYVQPNTSTEELNNICHNFIKQNDAIPACLGYHGFPKSVCISVNDVVCHGIPDKNEILKIGDIVNIDVTVIKNNYYADTSKMFFVGKPSILSKRLCKVTQESLYASLNLIKPGIPLFKIGEKIENYVESNGFSVVKEYCGHGIGSSFHEEPHVLHYKNNNKIILKKGMIFTIEPMVNTGKSEVKCMKDGWTVKTKDHSLSAQYEHTILVTDYGCDILTWQQQEKILPSLNN